A region from the Streptomyces lydicus genome encodes:
- a CDS encoding extracellular solute-binding protein, which translates to MRRGIRGATATALVAGLALAATACGGGDGGSGGDSGGELSGTVTFWDTSNDAEKATYRKLAEGFQKEHPKVRVKYVNVPFGDANAKFKNAAGGNSGAPDVMRTEVAWTADFAGLGYLAPLDGTPALDKTDDYLPQAVGSTKFKGKTYAAPQVIDTLGLFYNKKLLKDAGVGVPKTFDELATAAKKIKSKTGATALYLRGDDPYWFLPYLYGEGGDLVNARDKVVEIDDGAAVKAFKTIKSLVDSEAAVTDATDGQENQLKALKDGTVAMAVDGPWDIEGARAGKAFKDKKNLGVAPVPAGSTAQGSPQGGWNLSVYAGSKNLQASYAFVKYMSSAKVQQQTNEKLSLLPTRKSVYEVPAVKDNEMVRFFKPAVDGAVQRPWIAEGNSLFEPIKVQMNKVLTGASSPEQAAKAAGDAYRKLLKDYK; encoded by the coding sequence ATGCGGCGTGGCATACGGGGCGCAACGGCCACCGCGCTGGTAGCGGGCCTGGCACTGGCGGCGACGGCGTGCGGCGGAGGTGACGGCGGCAGCGGCGGCGACAGCGGGGGCGAACTGTCCGGAACCGTTACCTTCTGGGACACCTCCAACGACGCCGAGAAGGCGACGTACCGCAAGCTTGCCGAAGGTTTCCAGAAGGAGCACCCGAAGGTCCGCGTCAAGTATGTGAACGTGCCGTTCGGCGACGCCAACGCCAAGTTCAAGAACGCGGCCGGCGGCAACTCCGGCGCCCCCGACGTGATGCGCACCGAGGTCGCCTGGACCGCCGACTTCGCGGGCCTCGGCTACCTCGCGCCCCTCGACGGCACCCCCGCCCTCGACAAGACCGACGACTACCTCCCGCAGGCCGTCGGCTCCACCAAGTTCAAGGGCAAGACCTATGCCGCACCTCAGGTCATCGACACCCTCGGCCTCTTCTACAACAAGAAGCTCCTCAAGGACGCCGGCGTCGGGGTGCCCAAGACCTTCGACGAACTCGCCACCGCCGCCAAGAAGATCAAGTCCAAGACCGGCGCCACCGCCCTCTACCTGCGCGGCGACGACCCCTACTGGTTCCTGCCCTACCTCTACGGCGAGGGCGGCGACCTGGTGAATGCCCGCGACAAGGTCGTGGAGATCGACGACGGCGCCGCCGTCAAGGCCTTCAAGACCATCAAGAGCCTGGTCGACTCCGAGGCCGCCGTCACCGACGCCACCGACGGCCAGGAGAATCAACTCAAGGCCCTCAAGGACGGCACCGTCGCGATGGCCGTCGACGGCCCCTGGGACATCGAGGGCGCCCGCGCCGGCAAGGCCTTCAAGGACAAGAAGAACCTCGGCGTCGCCCCCGTGCCTGCCGGCAGCACCGCCCAGGGCTCCCCGCAGGGCGGCTGGAACCTCTCCGTCTACGCCGGCAGCAAGAACCTCCAGGCCTCCTACGCCTTCGTCAAGTACATGAGTTCGGCGAAGGTCCAGCAGCAGACCAACGAGAAGCTGAGCCTGCTGCCCACCCGCAAGTCCGTGTACGAGGTGCCGGCCGTCAAGGACAACGAGATGGTCCGGTTCTTCAAGCCCGCCGTCGACGGCGCCGTCCAGCGCCCCTGGATCGCCGAGGGCAACTCGCTCTTCGAGCCGATCAAGGTGCAGATGAACAAGGTGCTCACCGGCGCCTCCTCGCCCGAGCAGGCCGCCAAGGCGGCCGGCGACGCCTACCGGAAGCTGCTCAAGGACTACAAGTGA
- a CDS encoding carbohydrate ABC transporter permease, which produces MVAPVVLVIGVIIGYPLVRGVFLSLTDANEANVERNIGVNHLPATYQFTGLDNYKAVLADGVFWDRLGWTVLWTVGCVSLTFLIGLALANMLNRTLRGRTFYRLALILPWAIPAFISVFTWRMLYNEKNGILNKLLAGGGIDAVPWLNDPTWAKLSVIAVNVWLGVPFMLVALLGGLQSIPGELYEAAEMDGAGPWQRFRNITVPGLRAVSSTVILLSTIWTFNMFPVIFLLTRGGPGDATEILVTYAYRLSFLDSPRNFSESAAWGVLILLLLSVVAVVYRRALRKQGEVC; this is translated from the coding sequence ATGGTCGCCCCGGTGGTACTCGTCATCGGGGTGATCATCGGCTATCCGCTGGTGCGCGGCGTCTTCCTCTCGCTCACCGACGCCAACGAGGCCAACGTCGAGCGGAACATCGGCGTCAACCACCTCCCCGCCACCTACCAGTTCACCGGCCTGGACAACTACAAGGCGGTGCTGGCCGACGGCGTCTTCTGGGACCGCCTCGGCTGGACCGTCCTGTGGACCGTCGGCTGCGTCTCGCTGACCTTCCTGATCGGCCTCGCCCTGGCGAACATGCTCAACCGCACGCTGCGCGGCCGCACCTTCTACCGGCTCGCGCTGATCCTGCCCTGGGCCATCCCCGCCTTCATCTCGGTCTTCACCTGGCGGATGCTCTACAACGAGAAGAACGGCATCCTCAACAAGCTGCTGGCCGGCGGCGGCATCGACGCGGTCCCGTGGCTCAACGACCCGACCTGGGCCAAGCTCTCGGTCATCGCCGTCAACGTCTGGCTGGGCGTGCCCTTCATGCTCGTCGCCCTGCTCGGCGGACTGCAGTCCATCCCCGGCGAGCTCTACGAGGCCGCCGAGATGGACGGCGCGGGCCCCTGGCAGCGATTCCGCAACATCACCGTCCCCGGCCTGCGCGCCGTCAGCAGCACGGTGATCCTGCTCTCCACCATCTGGACCTTCAACATGTTCCCGGTGATCTTCCTGCTGACCCGGGGCGGCCCCGGCGACGCCACCGAGATCCTGGTGACCTACGCCTACCGGCTCTCCTTCCTCGACAGCCCCCGCAACTTCTCCGAGTCCGCGGCCTGGGGCGTCCTGATCCTGCTCCTGCTCTCGGTCGTCGCGGTGGTCTACCGCCGGGCGCTGCGCAAGCAGGGAGAGGTGTGTTGA
- a CDS encoding RNA-guided endonuclease InsQ/TnpB family protein: protein MSTAAQMTGEAGPARYTFRVRLSATARRQLEAEWDRCRWIWNECVAKSKDVHHDNKAKGEKLTCGPAQLDKMLTGARKATSWLREGASVPQQQVVRDFAKSRAKALKDIKDRLPMHRRAGMPRFKRKRDARPSLNYTRRGFRLKDGRLHLARNIVLRVVWSRRLPAEPSSVRVHQDSLGHWYASFVAPAAVEPLAVTGRVLGVDWGVKETATTTEDAYDLPHAEHGRNAAQRLARYQRMMARRRRPKGQPASGGYRAAQAQAAKLNKKVARQRQDAGRKWAKSVMRDHDAVAVEDFRPKFLAKTTMARKAADAAIGATKRALVEMGHKHARDIRLVHPAHTTMDCAQCGARVKHALPLSERTYACTACGAVSPRDKNSAHVMLVRAGLVPDGAEGVRPPGPLVQTAA, encoded by the coding sequence ATGTCGACAGCAGCGCAGATGACGGGGGAGGCCGGGCCTGCCCGGTACACCTTCCGTGTGCGTTTGTCGGCCACGGCGCGGCGTCAGCTTGAAGCCGAGTGGGATCGGTGCCGCTGGATCTGGAACGAATGCGTCGCGAAGTCCAAGGACGTGCACCATGACAACAAGGCCAAGGGCGAGAAGCTGACGTGTGGTCCGGCCCAGCTCGACAAGATGCTGACCGGGGCCCGCAAAGCGACGTCGTGGCTTCGTGAGGGGGCGAGCGTCCCGCAGCAGCAAGTGGTACGCGACTTCGCGAAGTCGCGGGCGAAGGCTTTGAAGGACATCAAAGACCGGTTGCCGATGCACCGCCGGGCCGGAATGCCCCGCTTCAAGCGCAAGCGCGACGCCCGCCCGAGCTTGAACTACACCCGGCGCGGTTTCCGTCTGAAAGACGGCCGCCTGCACCTGGCCCGGAACATCGTGCTGCGGGTGGTGTGGTCGCGGCGTCTTCCGGCTGAGCCTTCGAGCGTGCGCGTGCACCAAGACAGCCTTGGGCACTGGTACGCCTCCTTTGTGGCCCCGGCTGCCGTGGAGCCGCTGGCCGTGACCGGGCGTGTGCTCGGGGTGGACTGGGGTGTGAAGGAGACCGCCACCACCACCGAGGACGCCTACGACTTGCCCCATGCCGAGCACGGGCGCAACGCCGCGCAAAGGCTCGCCCGCTATCAGCGGATGATGGCCCGGAGACGCCGCCCTAAGGGGCAGCCCGCATCTGGGGGTTACCGGGCCGCTCAGGCGCAGGCCGCGAAGCTCAACAAGAAGGTCGCCCGGCAGCGGCAGGATGCCGGCCGCAAGTGGGCGAAGTCCGTGATGCGCGACCACGATGCCGTTGCCGTGGAGGACTTCCGGCCGAAGTTCCTGGCGAAAACCACCATGGCCCGCAAGGCGGCGGATGCCGCCATCGGCGCTACGAAGAGGGCCCTGGTCGAGATGGGCCACAAGCACGCGCGAGACATCCGTCTCGTGCATCCCGCGCACACCACGATGGACTGTGCGCAGTGCGGAGCGAGAGTCAAGCACGCACTACCTCTTTCTGAGAGAACGTATGCCTGCACCGCGTGCGGAGCCGTATCCCCCAGGGACAAGAACTCCGCGCACGTGATGCTGGTCCGGGCAGGTCTGGTCCCGGACGGTGCTGAGGGCGTAAGACCGCCTGGGCCGCTGGTCCAGACGGCAGCCTGA
- a CDS encoding sugar ABC transporter permease, whose protein sequence is MTRPRKRHERGRPASIALHAGLLVAAAVAVFPPLWLLVTSFKPTNDAFSTSLVTHFTLANYTHVLAGTEFLTWFKNSVIIVGLTTVLGVFIAATTGYAVSRFRFPGMRPLMWLLLITQMFPVAVLIVPLYNLLASLGLLNQPAGLVITYLTIAVPFCAWMMKGFFDTIPVEIDESGRVDGLNPFGTFWRLVLPLARPGLAVTGFYTFVTAWAEVAYASAFMTGEENLTLAGGLQTFVNQYTNDWGSMTAAAVIIAVPAALVFAFAQRHLVAGLTAGTTKG, encoded by the coding sequence GTGACCAGGCCCCGCAAACGCCATGAGCGAGGCAGGCCGGCGTCCATCGCCCTGCACGCGGGCCTGCTCGTCGCCGCCGCGGTGGCCGTCTTCCCGCCCCTGTGGCTGCTGGTGACGTCCTTCAAACCCACCAACGACGCCTTCTCCACCAGCCTCGTCACCCACTTCACGCTCGCCAACTACACCCATGTGCTGGCCGGCACCGAGTTCCTGACCTGGTTCAAGAACTCCGTGATCATCGTCGGGCTGACCACCGTCCTCGGTGTCTTCATCGCTGCCACCACCGGCTACGCCGTCAGCCGTTTCCGCTTCCCCGGGATGCGCCCGCTGATGTGGCTGCTGCTGATCACCCAGATGTTCCCGGTCGCGGTGCTGATCGTGCCGCTGTACAACCTGCTGGCGAGCCTGGGCCTGCTCAACCAGCCGGCCGGCCTGGTCATCACCTACCTGACCATCGCCGTCCCCTTCTGCGCCTGGATGATGAAGGGCTTCTTCGACACCATCCCGGTGGAGATCGACGAGTCCGGACGGGTCGACGGCCTCAACCCCTTCGGCACCTTCTGGCGCCTGGTCCTCCCGCTCGCCAGACCGGGCCTGGCCGTCACCGGCTTCTACACCTTCGTCACCGCCTGGGCCGAGGTCGCCTACGCCTCCGCCTTCATGACCGGCGAGGAGAACCTGACGCTCGCCGGCGGCCTGCAGACCTTCGTCAACCAGTACACCAACGACTGGGGTTCGATGACCGCCGCCGCCGTGATCATCGCCGTGCCGGCCGCCCTCGTCTTCGCCTTCGCCCAGCGCCACCTCGTCGCCGGACTGACCGCCGGCACCACCAAGGGTTGA
- a CDS encoding glycoside hydrolase family 13 protein, whose translation MTSQHTTTPTTDWWRHAVIYQVYPRSFADGNGDGMGDLPGIRSRLPYLRDLGVDAVWLSPFYASPQADGGYDVADYRTIDPMFGTLADAEAVIADAHALGLRIIVDLVPNHCSDQHEWFRRGLAEGPGSVLRERFHFRKGRGENGEEPPNDWESLFGGPAWTRVPDGEWYLHLFAPEQPDFNWDHPAVRDEFRSILRFWLDLGVDGFRVDVAHGLVKAPGLPDMGHGEQLKLLGNQVLPFFDQDSVHDIYRSWRTVLDEYAGERIAVAEAWTPTADRTALYLRPDELHQAFNFHYLNADWDAAALREAIDSSLDAMRPVGAPTTWVLSNHDVVRHTTRLGGSLARARAASLLMLALPGSAYLYQGEELGLPEVTDLPDEVRQDPSFFRDTGQDGLRDGCRVPLPWSGDAAPYGFGDGGSWLPQPADWAPLTVAAQTGDPASTLELYRTALTLRRAHPGLGAGDAVEWLDAPDGVLAFRRPGGLVCTVNTTGAPARLPTPGRLLLASRLLDDAQGDVELPADTAAWWEE comes from the coding sequence ATGACTTCACAGCACACCACCACTCCGACCACCGACTGGTGGCGCCACGCGGTGATCTACCAGGTCTACCCGCGCAGCTTCGCCGACGGCAACGGCGACGGCATGGGGGACCTGCCAGGCATCCGCAGCCGGCTGCCGTACCTGCGCGACCTGGGCGTGGACGCCGTCTGGCTCAGCCCCTTCTACGCCTCCCCGCAGGCCGACGGCGGCTACGACGTCGCCGACTACCGCACCATCGACCCGATGTTCGGCACCCTGGCCGACGCCGAGGCGGTCATCGCCGACGCCCACGCCCTGGGCCTGCGCATCATCGTCGACCTCGTCCCCAACCACTGCTCCGACCAGCACGAATGGTTCCGCCGCGGACTGGCCGAGGGGCCGGGTTCGGTGCTGCGCGAGCGCTTCCACTTCCGCAAGGGACGCGGCGAGAACGGCGAGGAGCCGCCCAACGACTGGGAGTCCCTGTTCGGCGGCCCCGCCTGGACCCGGGTGCCCGACGGCGAGTGGTACCTCCACCTCTTCGCCCCCGAACAGCCCGACTTCAACTGGGACCACCCCGCCGTCCGGGACGAGTTCCGCTCCATCCTCCGCTTCTGGCTGGACCTGGGCGTGGACGGCTTCCGGGTCGATGTGGCCCACGGCCTGGTCAAGGCCCCCGGCCTGCCCGACATGGGCCACGGCGAACAGCTGAAACTGCTGGGCAACCAGGTCCTGCCGTTCTTCGACCAGGACAGCGTCCACGACATCTACCGCTCCTGGCGCACCGTCCTCGACGAGTACGCCGGCGAACGGATCGCGGTCGCCGAGGCCTGGACCCCCACCGCCGACCGCACCGCCCTCTACCTCCGCCCCGACGAACTCCACCAGGCCTTCAACTTCCATTACTTGAACGCGGACTGGGACGCGGCCGCCCTCCGCGAGGCGATCGACTCCTCCCTCGACGCCATGCGCCCGGTCGGCGCCCCCACGACCTGGGTGCTGTCCAACCACGACGTCGTCCGCCACACCACCCGCCTCGGCGGCAGCCTCGCCCGCGCCCGCGCCGCGAGCCTGCTGATGCTGGCACTGCCCGGCTCCGCCTACCTCTACCAGGGCGAGGAGTTGGGCCTGCCCGAGGTCACCGACCTGCCCGACGAGGTCCGCCAGGACCCCTCCTTCTTCCGGGACACCGGACAGGACGGCCTGCGCGACGGCTGCCGGGTCCCGCTCCCGTGGAGCGGCGACGCGGCCCCCTACGGCTTCGGCGACGGCGGCAGCTGGCTGCCCCAGCCCGCCGACTGGGCACCCCTCACCGTCGCGGCCCAGACCGGCGACCCCGCCTCCACCCTGGAGCTCTACCGCACCGCCCTGACCCTGCGCCGCGCCCACCCCGGCCTCGGCGCGGGCGACGCGGTCGAGTGGCTGGACGCCCCCGACGGCGTCCTGGCCTTCCGCCGCCCCGGCGGCCTGGTCTGCACGGTCAACACGACCGGGGCCCCCGCCCGCCTGCCCACCCCCGGCCGGCTGCTGCTCGCCTCCCGCCTACTGGACGACGCGCAGGGGGACGTCGAGCTGCCCGCCGACACCGCCGCCTGGTGGGAGGAATGA
- a CDS encoding LacI family DNA-binding transcriptional regulator codes for MTLSDPAGAHATPRLSDIAAQAQVSEATVSRVLNGKVGVAAGTRRRVLAALDVLGYERPVRLRRRSAGLVGLVIPELTNPIFPAFAQIIEQSLAGHGYTPVLCTQMPGGATEDELVEQLEERDVTGIVFLSGLHADTGADPSRYARLAARGVPYVLINGYNEHIDAPFVSPDDGAAARMAVRHLAELGHERIGLAVGPARYVPSRRKADGFAAALGESFGLSRGQAERRVRHTLFSVEGGHAAAATLLDDGCTGIVCGSDLMALGVVRAARQRGLAVPADLSVVGFDDSPLIAFTDPPLTTVRQPVQAMATAAVGALIEEIHDRAAGRREPPRRTEFVFQPELVVRGSTGAVRQ; via the coding sequence ATGACCCTGTCCGATCCCGCCGGCGCCCATGCCACCCCCCGACTGTCCGACATCGCCGCCCAGGCGCAGGTCAGCGAGGCGACCGTCAGCCGGGTCCTGAACGGCAAGGTGGGCGTCGCGGCGGGCACCCGGCGGCGGGTGCTCGCCGCGCTCGACGTCCTCGGCTACGAGCGCCCGGTCCGGCTGCGGCGGCGCAGCGCCGGACTCGTCGGCCTGGTCATCCCCGAACTGACCAATCCGATCTTCCCGGCCTTCGCCCAGATCATCGAGCAGTCACTGGCGGGCCACGGCTACACCCCGGTGCTCTGCACCCAGATGCCCGGCGGAGCCACCGAGGACGAACTCGTCGAGCAACTGGAGGAGCGCGACGTCACCGGCATCGTCTTCCTCTCCGGCCTGCACGCGGACACCGGCGCCGACCCGTCCCGCTACGCCCGCCTGGCCGCCCGGGGCGTCCCGTACGTCCTCATCAACGGCTACAACGAGCACATCGACGCGCCGTTCGTCTCACCCGACGACGGCGCGGCGGCCCGGATGGCCGTGCGCCACCTGGCCGAGCTGGGGCACGAGCGGATCGGGCTGGCCGTCGGCCCGGCCCGCTATGTGCCCTCCCGCCGCAAGGCCGACGGCTTCGCGGCGGCGCTGGGCGAGTCGTTCGGCCTGTCGAGGGGGCAGGCCGAACGGCGCGTCCGGCACACCCTGTTCAGCGTCGAGGGCGGACATGCGGCCGCCGCCACGCTGCTCGACGACGGCTGCACCGGCATCGTCTGCGGCAGCGACCTGATGGCACTCGGCGTGGTCCGCGCGGCCCGCCAGCGCGGCCTGGCCGTCCCGGCAGACCTCTCGGTCGTCGGCTTCGACGACTCCCCGCTCATCGCCTTCACCGACCCGCCGCTGACCACGGTCCGCCAGCCGGTCCAGGCCATGGCGACGGCGGCGGTCGGCGCCCTGATCGAGGAGATCCACGACCGGGCGGCGGGCCGCCGGGAACCGCCCCGCCGCACCGAGTTCGTCTTCCAGCCGGAGCTGGTGGTGCGGGGGTCCACGGGGGCGGTGCGGCAGTGA
- a CDS encoding FAD-dependent monooxygenase, translated as MAHGSGARRLRVLVAGGGIAGQALAFWLTRGGHRVTVAERFPALRASGAQVDLRGQGIEAVERMGLLDAVRGKLVDEAGVAFIDARGRAKATIMANTSGRGRQSLTSEYEIMRGDLVRILHDATKDDTEYVFGVSVDGFEQDGQQVVAHFSDGSSGEFDLLVGADGQGSRIRRAILPADFDPYWRIGIHMAYWFVPRTASDSNIRDTYMVPGGRQIMRRSHNPNETQAYFVMREESEEASAIHREPVARQREFWASRFRDAGWQTERFIDGMRTSPFFYSQEIVQVRTDTWSKGRVVLAGDAAHCASPYSGMGISGGLVGAYVLAGEINRHPGDLPAALANYDSVLRPFVDEIQGEVNPRLLRLCMPMTQRAIDAFQAATALACFLHLPDLAARFSKEDRGGSWQLPENPAPVSTA; from the coding sequence ATGGCTCACGGATCGGGAGCGCGCCGCCTGCGGGTCCTTGTTGCCGGCGGCGGGATAGCAGGCCAGGCGCTGGCTTTCTGGCTCACGCGGGGCGGCCACAGGGTGACCGTCGCCGAACGCTTTCCGGCGCTGCGGGCCTCCGGGGCGCAGGTCGACCTCCGCGGGCAGGGCATCGAGGCCGTCGAGCGGATGGGGCTTCTGGACGCCGTCCGCGGCAAGCTGGTGGACGAGGCGGGTGTCGCCTTCATCGACGCGCGCGGCAGGGCCAAGGCGACGATCATGGCCAACACCTCCGGCCGCGGCCGGCAGAGCCTCACGTCCGAGTACGAGATCATGCGCGGTGACCTGGTACGCATCCTGCACGACGCCACCAAGGACGACACCGAGTACGTCTTCGGCGTGAGCGTGGACGGCTTCGAACAGGACGGACAGCAGGTCGTCGCGCACTTCTCCGACGGCTCCTCCGGCGAGTTCGACCTCCTGGTCGGCGCGGACGGGCAGGGATCGCGCATCCGTCGGGCGATCCTCCCCGCGGACTTCGACCCGTACTGGCGGATCGGCATCCACATGGCCTACTGGTTCGTGCCCCGCACAGCGTCCGACAGCAACATCCGGGACACCTACATGGTCCCGGGCGGTCGTCAGATCATGCGCCGCAGCCACAACCCGAACGAGACCCAGGCGTACTTCGTGATGCGGGAGGAGTCCGAGGAGGCCTCGGCGATCCACCGGGAACCCGTCGCGCGCCAGCGGGAGTTCTGGGCGAGCAGGTTCCGCGACGCGGGCTGGCAGACCGAGCGCTTCATCGATGGCATGCGGACGAGCCCCTTCTTCTACTCCCAGGAGATCGTCCAGGTCCGAACCGACACCTGGTCCAAGGGCCGCGTGGTCCTCGCCGGCGACGCCGCCCACTGTGCCTCCCCGTACAGCGGCATGGGCATCTCCGGCGGACTGGTGGGCGCCTACGTCCTGGCCGGCGAGATCAACCGGCACCCGGGCGACCTGCCGGCCGCACTGGCGAACTACGACAGCGTGCTGCGGCCCTTCGTCGACGAGATCCAGGGCGAGGTGAATCCGCGTCTCCTGCGCCTGTGCATGCCGATGACCCAGCGTGCGATCGACGCCTTCCAGGCCGCCACCGCGCTGGCCTGCTTCCTGCACCTTCCCGATCTCGCCGCGCGCTTTTCGAAGGAGGACCGCGGCGGCAGCTGGCAGCTCCCCGAGAACCCGGCGCCGGTCAGCACCGCCTGA
- a CDS encoding TetR/AcrR family transcriptional regulator C-terminal domain-containing protein translates to MTKVNREIVVSEALDLLDEVGLDTVSTRRLAKRLGVEQPSLYWHFRTKKDLLAAMAEAAMAPHAAAPLPTPDDDWRDWFLDNTRSFRRTLLMRRDGARLHAGSTPAGDLDRIRRKMEFLVTSGVPERDAQMAMLAAGRFTVGSVLEEQADAGSGDDSDPQADMPVIDHASAFEAGLTLILDGLVHRTTMRAASTCRQT, encoded by the coding sequence GTGACCAAGGTGAACCGGGAGATCGTCGTCTCCGAAGCGCTCGACCTGCTCGACGAGGTCGGGCTGGACACGGTCAGCACACGACGGCTGGCGAAGCGGCTGGGCGTCGAACAGCCCTCGCTCTACTGGCACTTCCGCACCAAGAAGGACCTTCTCGCGGCCATGGCGGAGGCGGCGATGGCACCGCATGCGGCCGCCCCGCTGCCGACGCCCGACGACGACTGGCGCGACTGGTTCCTGGACAACACGCGAAGCTTCCGGCGCACCCTGCTGATGCGCCGGGACGGCGCACGCCTCCACGCAGGCAGCACCCCCGCGGGCGACCTCGACCGGATCCGCCGCAAGATGGAGTTCCTGGTCACCTCGGGAGTGCCTGAGCGGGACGCGCAGATGGCGATGCTGGCCGCCGGCCGTTTCACGGTCGGCAGTGTCCTGGAGGAACAGGCGGACGCCGGCTCCGGCGACGACTCGGATCCGCAGGCGGACATGCCTGTGATCGACCACGCGTCGGCATTCGAGGCCGGCCTGACCCTCATCCTGGACGGCCTGGTGCACCGCACCACGATGCGGGCCGCCTCCACCTGTCGACAAACGTGA
- a CDS encoding tyrosine-type recombinase/integrase, translated as MVGFSGPVPGAAGWHLVDGVPLLRPEEQVFAAMLTGFANQQLARNLARTTVEGRENTVKAFAAYVNAYPWLWTPAMVDEWLGDLRSLRDLKRSTIRSYSEAVRAFCHFITDPLYEWTATCEERFGTHPVQAVHEWNTAVHVQDNEADAKKRAFTKAELHAFFAHCDDEVARIRAFGRKGWLPAFRDATLFKTAYAYGTRRNETRMLDAADFGRNPHGGEFGQYGRCQVRFGKAKKGSPPKRRGVLTVFDWTPDVLDEWFTEVRPLFGTDNNPAAWPSERGLRIGCQRLNSRFIAYRKALGLDDGLDFHSFRRSYVTHLIEDGWDPRFVQEQVGHEHASTTSLCTCVSSDFRTRTLRRHLDSTIAAALETQAGRHA; from the coding sequence ATGGTGGGGTTCAGCGGGCCGGTGCCGGGGGCGGCGGGGTGGCATCTGGTCGACGGGGTGCCTCTGCTGCGGCCGGAGGAACAGGTCTTCGCGGCGATGCTGACCGGCTTCGCCAACCAGCAGCTCGCCCGAAATCTTGCCCGGACAACCGTGGAGGGCCGGGAGAACACGGTGAAGGCGTTCGCGGCCTACGTGAACGCCTACCCGTGGCTGTGGACGCCGGCGATGGTCGACGAGTGGCTCGGTGACCTCCGCTCCCTGCGGGATCTGAAGCGCTCGACGATCCGCTCGTACTCCGAGGCCGTGCGGGCTTTCTGCCACTTCATCACCGATCCGCTCTACGAGTGGACGGCGACCTGCGAGGAACGGTTCGGCACTCATCCGGTGCAGGCGGTGCACGAGTGGAACACCGCGGTGCACGTCCAGGACAACGAGGCGGACGCGAAGAAGCGAGCGTTCACCAAGGCTGAGCTGCACGCCTTCTTCGCGCACTGCGACGACGAGGTTGCCCGGATCCGGGCCTTCGGCCGCAAGGGCTGGCTGCCTGCCTTCCGCGACGCGACCCTGTTCAAGACCGCCTACGCCTATGGGACGCGGCGCAACGAGACGCGCATGCTCGACGCCGCCGACTTCGGCCGCAACCCGCATGGTGGCGAGTTCGGCCAGTACGGCCGCTGCCAGGTCCGGTTCGGCAAGGCCAAGAAGGGCTCGCCGCCCAAGCGCCGCGGGGTGCTGACCGTGTTCGACTGGACTCCGGACGTCCTGGACGAGTGGTTCACCGAGGTCCGCCCGCTGTTCGGCACCGACAACAACCCGGCGGCCTGGCCTTCCGAACGGGGCCTGCGGATCGGATGCCAGCGGCTCAACTCCCGCTTCATTGCCTACCGCAAGGCCCTCGGCCTGGACGACGGACTTGATTTCCACTCCTTCCGCAGGTCCTACGTCACCCACCTGATCGAGGACGGCTGGGACCCGCGCTTCGTCCAGGAACAGGTCGGTCACGAGCACGCCAGCACCACCTCGCTCTGCACCTGCGTGTCCTCGGACTTCCGCACCCGCACCCTGCGGCGGCACTTGGACTCCACCATCGCCGCGGCCCTTGAGACCCAGGCCGGGAGGCACGCATGA
- a CDS encoding helix-turn-helix domain-containing protein — MKRKVGYAWRLREVMAQHQIFTATELVPLLRERGIDLSASQVHRLVSGTPERLSLQVMAALCDILSCTPADLVATTAENAGVRKTATGDLPAPPANVAKLRPRAARILPDA, encoded by the coding sequence ATGAAACGCAAAGTCGGCTACGCCTGGCGGCTGCGCGAGGTCATGGCCCAGCACCAGATCTTCACCGCGACCGAGCTGGTGCCACTGCTGCGCGAGCGCGGCATCGACCTGTCCGCCTCCCAGGTCCACCGCCTGGTCTCCGGCACCCCGGAACGCCTGTCGTTGCAGGTCATGGCCGCGCTCTGCGACATCCTCTCCTGCACCCCGGCCGACCTGGTGGCCACCACCGCCGAGAACGCCGGAGTCCGCAAGACCGCCACCGGCGACCTGCCCGCCCCGCCCGCGAACGTCGCGAAGCTGCGGCCCCGCGCCGCTCGCATCCTGCCCGACGCATGA